In one window of Dyella thiooxydans DNA:
- a CDS encoding non-ribosomal peptide synthetase, with amino-acid sequence MIAANDHALDFLDWADRSPGIIALADESRALDYAGLRVRVMTWAARLGAMGIGPGDVAGVACDRSLDSVVAILAVLAAGAAYLPLDLGYPSTRLAQMVEDARPRAMLLRSTSATAELAGLGVAMFDIDAPATVEPLAAPVTVDASCAAYVLFTSGSTGRPKGAVLSRRALGHMVAWHLRHPRLAAPARTLQFATLGFDSSVRDLFATFATGGTLVLAGEADRRDPFRLLAMMREQRIERAFLPYVELRAIANAHAGGGPLPAALRDLMTGGEALAITPAIRRLFAELPDAVLYNEYGPTESCVFVTSKPLTGDPAAWPDRPDIGDPLDHVRLYVADDELRVLPDGSEGELLIGGESLADGYAHRPDLTAERFVQVRTGGEDDERVYRSGDRVRREADGRLVFLGRADDQVKIAGYRVELGEVEAALAAHPLVAEAAVVAPAGAEGRRLVAHVVARPGAPADSELLDALKRHLAERLPAFARPQRLVLHDRLPLTPNGKADRRRLEAESVVAHAPAAATLPEHATAEQRILAAWRELLELPSLRAEDNVFDHGADSLRVMAVLPRLQALGVEGLSATRVYEFPTARQQAQALAGHAATQPAPSPVRGAQQRDALARLRDRHRKTNG; translated from the coding sequence ATGATCGCCGCCAACGACCACGCGCTGGATTTCCTCGATTGGGCCGACCGGTCACCCGGCATCATCGCCCTGGCTGACGAGAGCCGGGCCCTCGACTACGCCGGGTTGCGCGTCAGGGTCATGACATGGGCGGCGCGGCTGGGCGCCATGGGGATTGGGCCGGGCGATGTGGCCGGCGTGGCGTGCGACCGCTCCCTCGACAGCGTCGTGGCGATCCTCGCCGTGCTTGCCGCTGGTGCCGCCTACCTTCCGCTGGACCTTGGCTATCCCTCAACGCGCCTGGCCCAGATGGTCGAGGACGCGCGCCCGCGGGCGATGCTGCTGCGCTCCACGTCGGCCACGGCGGAACTGGCCGGCCTCGGCGTGGCGATGTTCGACATCGACGCGCCGGCGACGGTCGAGCCGCTGGCGGCACCGGTGACCGTCGATGCCTCGTGCGCCGCGTACGTGCTGTTCACCTCCGGCTCGACCGGTCGTCCGAAGGGGGCCGTGTTGTCGCGGCGGGCGCTCGGCCACATGGTCGCCTGGCATCTGCGGCATCCGCGCCTGGCCGCGCCGGCGCGCACCCTGCAGTTCGCCACCCTGGGCTTCGACTCCTCGGTGCGGGACCTGTTCGCCACCTTCGCCACCGGTGGGACGCTGGTGCTCGCCGGCGAGGCCGACCGCCGCGATCCGTTCCGCCTGCTCGCGATGATGCGCGAGCAGCGCATCGAGCGGGCGTTCCTTCCCTACGTGGAGTTGCGCGCCATCGCCAACGCCCACGCCGGGGGCGGACCGCTGCCCGCCGCGCTGCGCGACCTGATGACCGGCGGCGAGGCACTGGCGATCACGCCGGCGATCCGCCGGCTGTTCGCCGAGCTGCCCGATGCGGTGCTGTACAACGAGTACGGCCCGACCGAGTCCTGCGTATTCGTGACCAGCAAGCCGCTGACGGGCGATCCGGCCGCCTGGCCGGACCGTCCGGATATCGGCGATCCGCTGGATCATGTGCGCCTGTACGTGGCCGACGACGAGCTGCGCGTGCTTCCGGATGGAAGCGAGGGCGAACTGCTGATTGGCGGCGAAAGCCTGGCCGACGGCTACGCACACCGTCCCGACCTGACCGCCGAGCGCTTCGTGCAGGTTCGTACCGGTGGCGAGGATGATGAGCGGGTCTACCGCAGCGGGGACCGCGTGCGGCGAGAGGCGGATGGCCGCCTGGTGTTCCTCGGGCGCGCGGACGACCAGGTGAAGATCGCCGGTTACCGGGTCGAGCTGGGCGAGGTCGAGGCCGCCCTGGCTGCGCATCCGCTGGTCGCCGAAGCAGCCGTGGTGGCGCCGGCTGGCGCGGAGGGGCGCCGACTGGTCGCCCACGTGGTCGCCAGGCCCGGAGCGCCGGCGGATTCCGAGCTGCTCGACGCGCTGAAACGTCACCTGGCCGAACGGCTTCCCGCCTTTGCGCGCCCGCAGCGACTGGTGCTCCACGACCGACTGCCGCTGACGCCCAACGGCAAGGCGGATCGACGGCGGCTGGAGGCGGAGTCCGTGGTGGCGCACGCACCCGCCGCGGCGACGCTGCCTGAGCATGCGACCGCGGAACAGCGCATCCTTGCCGCGTGGCGCGAGCTGCTCGAGCTCCCCTCGCTTCGAGCCGAGGACAACGTGTTCGACCATGGCGCCGATTCGCTGCGGGTGATGGCGGTGCTTCCGCGCCTGCAGGCGCTGGGCGTGGAGGGGTTGTCGGCCACGCGCGTCTACGAATTTCCGACCGCGCGGCAGCAGGCGCAGGCGCTGGCCGGCCATGCAGCCACCCAGCCGGCGCCATCACCGGTCAGGGGCGCCCAGCAGCGCGATGCCCTTGCGCGCCTGCGCGACCGTCACAGGAAGACGAACGGATGA
- a CDS encoding hybrid non-ribosomal peptide synthetase/type I polyketide synthase, producing the protein MNEKDAIEGIAIVGMAGRFPGAASVRELWDNLLAGREGITRFGPGELSPGLPAAQTRHPRYVPARGVLSDADRFDAGFFGIASREAVLIDPQQRVFLELAWNALEDAGIDPARFPGSIGVYAGTSNNTYRKLVESRSDLLEAAGEFAAAIASEKDYVATRVAHRLDLTGPAVSVHTACSTSLVAVAQAWWALMSYQCDLALAGGINIVVPQESGYVPVDGGIESEDGHCRPFDAAATGTVFSSGGGAVVLKRLADALADGDTVYAVIRGVGVNNDGGDKASFGAPSVRGQAAVIRQALDCAGVSAASIGYVEGHGTATPLGDPIEVAALDRAFAEGGAAPGSCWLGSVKSNFGHLNAASGIAGLIKAALALHHECIPATLHYRTPNPQIDFAASPFRVADRQVAWPRGGEPRRAGVSSFGVGGTNAHVILEEAPPMPASGPGRRLNLLPLSARDEAALQRRAEQLAVAMADDDAPALPDVAWTLAMGRQPMAARGFVVAADVHQASERLPRMAAHVAPAEPPSLVMLFPGQGAQHAGMARELAEHEPVFRHAFERGCALASSLLGEDLRALILPAAEGEDEAARRLAETRFTQPALFVVEYALAELWAAWGLHPVAMIGHSIGEYVAACRAGVFSLEDALRLVVARGAAMFAQPPGAMLVVREDAEALRARLPQGVEIVGCNAPTQTVLGGTDAVIDAFAASLAAGDVACTRLRVSHAFHSHLMEGALPLFRRAFDGVVLHPPERTFYSCVSGLPVTVEQATSIDYWCRQLRAPVRFADAVRHVLEQGPALLLEAGPSQALSGLVRGMLDGRGSAVASLGPASRAGDAQEQVLRALGECWCAGLTPDWQAFHGEVPRRRVPLPGYPFHGKRYWVEPAASAPAAIDMTPAAATKSAASPSPEETASMPSAAPSPSAMPRPLRLAAELRELFGNLGGEPLDARHDAESFLDLGFDSLSLTQAALAVEQQYGVKIKFRRLMEDVDSIGNLAGMLDATLPPDALPPAAIAAAPVQGQAAGAAMPSTLAQLIQNQMALLQQQSALLASLSGQPSGGLPAGSVPAAAPALPAMAADEFAPANLKERPFGASARITTDRHGDVSPAQRAWLETFTEAYCRRTRRSKDFAQQHRALMADPRVVTGFNPQWKELVYPITAERSLGARLWDLDGNVYIDLLNGFGVNFLGYQPAFVTAALHAQVDTGVEIGPQHPLAAEVAQLISDMTGMARVGFCNTGSEAVMGAMRVARTVTGRKTIVVFRDSYHGIFDEVIVRGTRTLRSIAAAPGILANAVENVLVLDYGTDEALRIIGERGQELAAVLVEPVQSKHPELQPKAFLQALRGLCDQAGCALIFDEIITGFRMAPGGAQEAFGVRADLATYGKIIGGGLPFAAIAGSAKWMDALDGGFWQFGDDSYPGAGVTYFAGTFVRHPLALAAAKAALQWIREQGPQLQASLNARTQDMVARLNALFDARQAPVTAVGYSSLWKLRVDDGQPFASLLWYRLRHAGLHVFEQFNCFLSVAHGDAEVEAIVAAVTESVDDLLGAGMLLPRHAAAMPAPAPEIDRLPAKVPLTDAQLGRWLGMHFSDDIAPAFNESTQLSFRGPLDADVLRRAFDTVVARHEIFSMRFAEDGSGQTFEPPAAVRLESLDLSGDADRQQRLDAFVAEQSARPFDRLQPPLLRAWLVKLADQEHTLVMVSHHIVMDGWSLSVFLRELATGYNAFRQGTAPAWPSADAWRRFVLDERARRDGAEGRESLDWWQAQYRTLPDPLALPLDRPRGRDGGFRGATLGGHLDGDVARTLREAARSQRVTLFALLLGGFYALLQRLSGQDDLVCGIPFAGQAVSRYGQTVGDADNTLPLRMAVDPDESFGALVKRVQGRLLDAGEHQDVSIARIAQALKLPRDTGRLPLAEVLFNFNPAVADTPWDGVAVTHGDLPKRHMNWDIEFHFTEHEGRLDFLFHYNPGLFDAATIERWSGYLGGILRQGAARPEQAVGDFVLMDEAERRRVLEGWNDTDAPLDRRQSLVELIGATMREHPFRTAVSGSGISVDYAGLDAASRALALALGRRGIGRGDYVGVCVPRTVDMLVAVLGVLRSGAAYVPLDPEFPPERLRYMADKAAVRSILCGPAAAVPEVLRQGAQLLEVTQLMREPDDGGELPAVHGDDQAYVLFTSGSTGQPKGVRILHRNLVNFLRSMQRDPGFATADVLCAVTTLSFDIAGLEMYLPLICGGQVVVATEADHRDPQALCELIERSGCTVLQTTPSLLKLVEEIGYDSVFAGLRLLVGGEALPLALARSLAARCRGMWNLYGPTETTIWSTVAPIEAGVEVVPLGRPIANTRIYVLDRRGQPVPPGVIGEIMIAGDGVADGYLGEPALTAQRFVPESFHAGDGRMYRTGDLGAWRDGVLYFHGRVDHQIKIRGFRIEPGDIEAVAGADPSVRECVVVAHRFGDNDLRLVLYAVVDGDRLEVSERLRGTLREKLPAYMVPQLVEVLDRLPKTANGKIDRKALPAPTAAIESPAVDAAPAVFDDARQAYLASLWRELIGAPTVRASDNFFDVGGHSLLAVAFTTRVQRETGVRINLLDVATSTLAALAAALPEPAEAAEASPEAQDSSLRARMSRLFGRSRDGGKHGR; encoded by the coding sequence ATGAATGAGAAGGACGCCATCGAAGGCATCGCCATCGTCGGCATGGCCGGGCGGTTTCCCGGCGCGGCCTCGGTGCGCGAGCTGTGGGACAACCTGCTCGCCGGCCGGGAGGGCATCACGCGCTTCGGGCCCGGCGAACTCTCGCCAGGGTTGCCGGCGGCGCAGACCCGGCATCCGCGTTACGTGCCGGCGCGCGGCGTGCTGTCCGATGCCGATCGCTTCGACGCCGGGTTCTTCGGCATCGCTTCGCGCGAGGCGGTGCTGATCGATCCCCAGCAGCGGGTGTTCCTCGAGCTGGCCTGGAATGCACTGGAGGACGCCGGTATCGACCCGGCCCGCTTCCCGGGGAGCATCGGGGTCTATGCGGGCACCTCAAACAATACGTATCGGAAGCTGGTCGAATCGCGGTCCGATCTGCTGGAGGCGGCGGGCGAATTCGCCGCGGCGATCGCCAGCGAAAAGGACTACGTGGCCACCCGCGTGGCACATCGCCTCGATCTCACCGGGCCCGCGGTGAGCGTTCACACCGCCTGTTCCACCTCGCTGGTGGCGGTGGCGCAGGCCTGGTGGGCGCTGATGAGCTACCAGTGCGATCTCGCACTGGCCGGCGGGATAAACATCGTCGTGCCGCAGGAGTCGGGCTATGTCCCGGTGGATGGCGGCATCGAGTCGGAGGACGGGCATTGCCGGCCTTTCGACGCGGCGGCCACCGGCACGGTGTTCTCCTCCGGCGGTGGCGCCGTGGTGCTCAAGCGGCTGGCCGACGCGCTCGCCGACGGCGACACCGTCTACGCGGTGATCCGTGGCGTGGGCGTCAACAACGACGGTGGCGACAAGGCCAGCTTCGGCGCGCCCAGCGTGCGCGGGCAGGCCGCGGTGATCCGCCAGGCGCTCGACTGCGCGGGCGTCAGCGCCGCATCGATCGGCTACGTCGAAGGCCACGGCACCGCCACGCCGCTGGGGGATCCGATCGAGGTCGCCGCGCTCGACCGCGCATTCGCCGAGGGCGGTGCCGCGCCGGGGAGCTGCTGGCTCGGCTCGGTGAAAAGCAACTTCGGTCATCTCAATGCCGCCAGTGGCATCGCCGGACTGATCAAGGCGGCGCTGGCGCTGCACCACGAATGCATCCCGGCGACGCTGCATTACCGCACGCCCAATCCGCAGATCGATTTCGCCGCCAGCCCGTTCCGGGTGGCCGACCGCCAAGTCGCCTGGCCCCGCGGCGGCGAGCCGCGGCGGGCCGGCGTCAGCTCCTTCGGCGTCGGTGGCACCAACGCCCACGTCATCCTGGAGGAGGCACCACCGATGCCCGCGTCGGGGCCGGGACGCCGCCTGAACCTGTTGCCGCTCTCGGCTCGCGACGAGGCGGCGTTGCAGCGACGCGCGGAGCAACTCGCCGTGGCCATGGCGGACGACGATGCCCCGGCGCTGCCGGACGTGGCCTGGACGCTGGCGATGGGCCGGCAGCCTATGGCCGCGCGTGGCTTCGTGGTTGCCGCCGATGTCCACCAGGCAAGCGAGCGCCTGCCGCGGATGGCCGCGCACGTCGCACCGGCGGAACCGCCATCGCTGGTGATGCTGTTCCCCGGGCAGGGAGCGCAACACGCAGGCATGGCAAGGGAACTGGCGGAGCACGAGCCGGTGTTCCGTCATGCATTCGAGCGGGGCTGCGCGCTCGCCAGCAGCTTGCTGGGTGAAGACCTGCGTGCGTTGATCCTTCCGGCAGCGGAGGGCGAGGACGAGGCCGCGCGGCGGCTGGCCGAGACGCGATTCACCCAGCCGGCACTGTTCGTGGTCGAGTACGCGCTGGCCGAGTTGTGGGCGGCATGGGGCCTGCATCCGGTGGCGATGATCGGCCACAGCATCGGCGAGTACGTGGCGGCCTGCCGGGCCGGCGTGTTTTCGCTGGAGGACGCGTTGCGGCTGGTGGTCGCCCGCGGCGCGGCGATGTTCGCGCAGCCGCCGGGTGCGATGCTGGTGGTGCGGGAGGACGCCGAGGCGCTGCGCGCCCGTCTGCCGCAGGGTGTGGAGATCGTCGGTTGCAATGCGCCGACCCAGACCGTGCTCGGCGGCACCGACGCGGTCATCGACGCGTTCGCCGCCAGCCTGGCTGCCGGGGACGTCGCCTGCACCCGGCTGCGGGTCAGCCATGCCTTCCACAGCCACCTGATGGAGGGCGCCCTGCCGTTGTTCCGCCGGGCCTTCGATGGCGTCGTGCTGCACCCGCCGGAGCGGACTTTCTATTCCTGCGTCAGCGGCCTGCCGGTCACCGTGGAACAGGCAACCTCGATCGACTACTGGTGCCGGCAGTTGCGCGCGCCGGTGCGTTTCGCCGATGCCGTGCGCCATGTGCTCGAACAGGGCCCCGCGTTGCTGCTGGAGGCCGGACCGTCCCAGGCACTCAGCGGGCTGGTCCGCGGCATGCTCGACGGGCGCGGCAGCGCGGTGGCCAGCCTCGGGCCGGCCTCGCGCGCAGGCGACGCCCAGGAGCAGGTACTGCGGGCGCTCGGTGAATGCTGGTGCGCCGGACTCACCCCGGACTGGCAGGCCTTCCACGGCGAGGTGCCGCGGCGTCGTGTGCCGCTGCCCGGCTACCCGTTCCACGGCAAGCGCTACTGGGTCGAGCCGGCGGCGTCCGCACCCGCCGCCATCGACATGACACCGGCGGCAGCGACCAAGTCCGCGGCCTCGCCATCCCCGGAGGAAACCGCAAGCATGCCGTCCGCCGCACCTTCCCCGAGTGCCATGCCACGACCGCTGCGACTGGCCGCCGAACTGCGCGAGCTGTTCGGCAACCTTGGGGGCGAGCCGCTGGATGCCCGGCACGACGCCGAGAGCTTCCTCGACCTCGGCTTCGATTCGCTGTCCCTGACCCAGGCCGCGCTCGCCGTCGAGCAGCAATATGGCGTGAAGATCAAGTTCCGCCGCCTGATGGAGGACGTGGACAGCATCGGAAACCTGGCAGGGATGCTCGACGCCACCCTGCCGCCCGACGCCCTGCCGCCGGCGGCCATCGCCGCGGCTCCAGTCCAGGGCCAGGCGGCGGGCGCAGCCATGCCGTCCACGCTGGCCCAGCTGATCCAGAACCAGATGGCGCTGCTGCAGCAGCAGAGCGCGCTGCTGGCGAGTCTGTCCGGTCAGCCGTCGGGCGGCCTGCCCGCCGGATCGGTCCCGGCCGCTGCACCTGCGTTGCCCGCCATGGCGGCCGACGAGTTCGCCCCGGCCAACCTGAAAGAGCGTCCGTTCGGCGCGTCCGCGCGCATCACCACCGACCGCCACGGTGACGTCTCTCCTGCCCAGCGCGCCTGGCTGGAGACCTTCACCGAGGCGTACTGCCGGCGTACCCGCAGGTCGAAGGACTTCGCCCAGCAGCATCGTGCGCTGATGGCCGATCCCCGCGTGGTGACCGGCTTCAATCCGCAATGGAAGGAACTGGTCTACCCGATCACCGCCGAGCGCTCGCTCGGCGCCCGGCTGTGGGACCTGGACGGCAACGTCTACATCGACCTGCTCAACGGCTTCGGCGTGAACTTCCTCGGCTACCAGCCGGCGTTCGTCACCGCGGCGCTGCATGCGCAGGTCGATACCGGCGTCGAGATCGGTCCGCAGCACCCGCTGGCCGCCGAGGTGGCGCAGCTGATCAGCGACATGACCGGGATGGCCCGCGTCGGCTTCTGCAACACCGGTTCGGAAGCGGTGATGGGCGCCATGCGTGTGGCGCGCACGGTCACCGGGCGCAAGACCATCGTGGTGTTCCGCGACTCCTACCACGGCATCTTCGACGAGGTGATCGTGCGTGGTACCCGCACGCTGCGTTCGATCGCTGCGGCGCCGGGTATCCTCGCCAACGCGGTGGAAAACGTGCTGGTGCTGGACTACGGCACCGACGAGGCGCTGCGCATCATCGGCGAGCGCGGCCAAGAACTGGCCGCGGTGCTGGTCGAGCCGGTGCAGAGCAAGCATCCGGAGCTGCAGCCGAAGGCGTTCCTGCAGGCCCTGCGCGGTCTGTGCGACCAGGCCGGCTGCGCGCTGATCTTCGACGAGATCATCACCGGCTTCCGCATGGCCCCGGGGGGCGCGCAGGAGGCATTCGGCGTGCGCGCGGATCTGGCCACCTACGGCAAGATCATCGGCGGTGGCCTGCCGTTCGCCGCGATCGCCGGCAGCGCGAAATGGATGGATGCGCTGGACGGCGGCTTCTGGCAATTCGGCGACGACAGCTACCCGGGTGCCGGCGTCACCTATTTCGCCGGCACCTTCGTGCGGCATCCGCTGGCGCTGGCCGCGGCGAAGGCCGCGCTGCAGTGGATCCGGGAACAGGGGCCGCAGTTGCAGGCCTCGCTCAATGCACGCACGCAGGACATGGTGGCGCGGCTCAATGCGCTCTTCGACGCGCGGCAGGCCCCGGTGACGGCGGTGGGTTACAGCTCGTTGTGGAAGCTGCGCGTCGATGACGGCCAGCCGTTCGCCAGCCTGCTGTGGTACCGGCTGCGCCATGCCGGGCTGCATGTGTTCGAGCAGTTCAACTGCTTCCTCTCCGTGGCGCATGGCGATGCCGAGGTCGAGGCTATCGTCGCGGCGGTCACCGAGTCGGTGGACGACCTGCTGGGCGCCGGCATGCTGCTGCCGCGTCATGCCGCGGCCATGCCCGCGCCTGCGCCGGAGATCGATCGACTTCCGGCCAAGGTGCCGCTCACCGACGCGCAGCTCGGGCGCTGGCTTGGCATGCACTTCAGCGACGATATCGCGCCGGCCTTCAACGAATCGACGCAACTCAGCTTCCGGGGTCCATTGGATGCCGATGTGCTGCGGCGCGCCTTCGATACGGTGGTGGCACGCCACGAAATCTTCTCGATGCGCTTTGCCGAGGACGGCAGCGGGCAGACGTTCGAACCGCCCGCCGCGGTGCGCCTCGAGTCGCTTGATCTCAGTGGTGACGCCGATCGGCAGCAGCGGCTCGACGCCTTCGTGGCCGAGCAGTCGGCACGCCCGTTCGATCGCCTGCAGCCGCCCCTGCTGCGCGCCTGGCTGGTCAAGCTCGCCGACCAGGAGCACACCCTGGTGATGGTGTCCCATCACATCGTGATGGACGGCTGGTCGCTCAGCGTGTTCCTGCGCGAGCTGGCCACGGGCTACAACGCGTTCCGCCAGGGCACGGCGCCGGCGTGGCCGTCGGCGGATGCCTGGCGCCGGTTCGTGCTGGACGAGCGCGCGCGCCGCGACGGCGCGGAAGGTCGCGAATCGCTGGACTGGTGGCAGGCGCAGTACCGCACGCTGCCCGACCCGCTGGCGCTGCCGCTGGACCGTCCGCGCGGGCGCGATGGCGGCTTCCGCGGCGCGACCCTGGGCGGCCATCTGGACGGCGACGTGGCCAGGACCCTGCGTGAGGCGGCGCGGTCGCAGCGGGTCACCCTGTTCGCGCTGCTGCTCGGTGGCTTCTATGCGCTGCTGCAGCGTTTGTCCGGACAGGACGACCTGGTCTGCGGCATCCCCTTCGCCGGGCAGGCGGTGAGTCGTTACGGCCAGACGGTCGGCGATGCGGACAACACGTTGCCGCTGCGCATGGCGGTGGATCCGGACGAGTCGTTCGGTGCGCTGGTCAAGCGCGTGCAGGGCCGCCTGCTGGACGCCGGCGAGCACCAGGACGTCTCGATCGCCCGCATCGCGCAGGCGCTGAAGCTGCCGCGCGACACCGGACGCCTGCCGTTGGCGGAGGTGCTGTTCAACTTCAATCCGGCGGTGGCGGATACGCCTTGGGATGGTGTTGCGGTGACCCACGGGGACCTGCCCAAGCGCCACATGAACTGGGACATCGAGTTCCATTTCACCGAGCACGAAGGGCGGCTGGACTTCCTGTTCCACTACAACCCGGGCCTGTTCGACGCGGCGACGATCGAACGCTGGAGCGGCTACCTGGGCGGGATCCTGCGCCAGGGTGCGGCGCGACCGGAGCAGGCCGTCGGCGACTTCGTGCTGATGGACGAAGCCGAGCGCCGCCGGGTGCTGGAAGGCTGGAACGACACCGACGCGCCGCTGGACCGGCGGCAGTCCCTGGTCGAGCTGATCGGTGCGACCATGCGCGAGCATCCGTTCCGCACCGCGGTGAGCGGCAGCGGCATTTCGGTGGACTACGCCGGCCTCGACGCCGCCTCGCGTGCGCTGGCGCTGGCGCTGGGGCGACGCGGCATCGGTCGCGGCGACTACGTCGGCGTGTGCGTGCCGCGCACCGTGGACATGCTGGTGGCGGTGCTCGGCGTCCTGCGCAGCGGCGCCGCCTACGTGCCGCTGGATCCGGAGTTTCCGCCCGAGCGGCTGCGTTACATGGCGGACAAGGCCGCTGTCCGCTCGATCCTTTGCGGACCGGCCGCGGCCGTGCCGGAGGTATTGAGGCAGGGGGCACAACTGCTGGAGGTGACGCAGCTGATGCGCGAGCCGGACGACGGCGGCGAACTGCCGGCGGTCCACGGCGACGATCAGGCCTATGTGCTGTTCACTTCCGGCTCGACCGGCCAGCCCAAGGGCGTGCGCATCCTGCACCGGAACCTGGTGAACTTCCTGCGCTCGATGCAGCGCGATCCGGGGTTCGCCACCGCCGACGTGCTCTGCGCGGTGACCACGCTCTCGTTCGATATCGCCGGCCTGGAGATGTACCTGCCACTGATCTGCGGTGGCCAGGTGGTGGTGGCCACCGAGGCCGATCACCGCGACCCGCAGGCCTTGTGCGAGCTGATCGAGCGCAGCGGCTGCACCGTGCTGCAGACCACACCGTCGCTGCTCAAGCTGGTGGAGGAGATCGGTTACGACAGCGTCTTCGCCGGGCTGCGCCTGCTGGTCGGTGGCGAGGCATTGCCGCTGGCGCTGGCGCGCTCGCTCGCTGCGCGTTGCCGTGGCATGTGGAATCTGTACGGTCCCACCGAGACCACGATCTGGTCCACGGTGGCACCGATCGAAGCGGGCGTGGAGGTGGTGCCGCTGGGCCGGCCGATCGCCAACACGCGGATCTACGTGCTCGACCGCCGTGGCCAGCCGGTGCCGCCCGGGGTGATCGGGGAGATCATGATCGCCGGCGACGGCGTGGCCGATGGTTACCTGGGAGAGCCCGCGCTGACCGCCCAGCGCTTCGTGCCCGAGTCGTTCCACGCCGGCGACGGGCGCATGTACCGCACCGGCGACCTGGGCGCCTGGCGCGACGGCGTGCTGTATTTCCACGGCCGCGTCGACCATCAGATCAAGATCCGTGGCTTCCGCATCGAACCGGGCGACATCGAGGCGGTGGCCGGCGCCGATCCGTCGGTGCGCGAATGCGTGGTGGTGGCGCATCGCTTCGGGGACAACGATCTGCGCCTGGTGCTCTATGCAGTGGTCGACGGCGATCGGCTGGAGGTGTCCGAGCGCCTGCGCGGCACGCTGCGCGAGAAGCTGCCCGCCTACATGGTGCCGCAGCTGGTGGAGGTGCTGGACCGGTTGCCGAAGACCGCCAACGGCAAGATCGACCGGAAAGCCCTGCCGGCGCCGACGGCAGCGATCGAGTCGCCGGCGGTCGATGCCGCACCGGCGGTGTTCGACGATGCCCGCCAGGCCTATCTGGCCTCGTTGTGGCGCGAACTGATCGGTGCACCGACCGTGCGGGCCAGCGACAACTTCTTCGATGTCGGTGGCCATTCGCTGCTTGCGGTGGCTTTCACCACGCGCGTGCAGCGCGAGACAGGGGTGCGCATCAACCTGCTCGACGTGGCGACCAGTACGCTGGCGGCGCTGGCCGCGGCACTGCCGGAGCCGGCGGAAGCGGCCGAGGCGTCCCCCGAAGCGCAGGACAGCTCGCTTCGCGCGCGGATGTCGCGCCTGTTCGGGCGCTCCAGAGACGGTGGGAAGCACGGTCGATGA
- a CDS encoding glycosyltransferase family 2 protein encodes MTYLHGLFWLCALALGHTFVGYPAWVVAKARWGPRPVRRGEWTPTVSIVVAVHNAGAQAEARLANLAALDYPPGLIDIVVVCDGCEDDSAERCRRFGDERVRVLEFVRRRGKAACLNDAIAAARGEVLLMLDVRQRLEPQALRELVANLADPEVGVVGGELCFEDPETGFARSVDAYWRYETLIRRSESTSGSMIGVSGALYAMRREVFQPLPEGTVLDDVLVPMRAARAGWRVVFEPGARAWDRPSTEPVQEQRRKIRTLAGNFQLVQLSPWLLRPGRNPLWFRFVSHKLLRLAAPWMVLLLGLTAAVLATRHVWCALTLVALLAGVAMVLASRLLPVLGRWLPVRLSVAFFYMNAYAALALLTFARNRRLHLW; translated from the coding sequence ATGACTTATCTGCACGGGCTGTTCTGGCTATGTGCCCTGGCGCTGGGGCACACCTTCGTTGGCTACCCGGCCTGGGTGGTGGCGAAGGCACGCTGGGGCCCGCGCCCGGTGCGCCGCGGCGAGTGGACGCCGACGGTATCGATCGTCGTTGCCGTTCACAACGCCGGGGCACAGGCGGAGGCGCGGTTGGCCAATCTCGCCGCGCTGGACTATCCGCCGGGTCTGATCGACATCGTGGTGGTCTGCGATGGCTGCGAGGACGACTCGGCCGAGCGCTGCCGACGCTTCGGCGACGAGCGGGTGCGCGTGCTGGAGTTCGTCCGGCGACGCGGCAAGGCGGCGTGTCTCAACGACGCCATCGCGGCGGCCCGCGGCGAGGTGCTGCTGATGCTCGACGTGCGCCAGCGCCTGGAGCCCCAGGCGCTGCGCGAGCTGGTCGCCAACCTCGCCGATCCGGAGGTGGGTGTGGTCGGCGGCGAGCTGTGTTTCGAGGATCCGGAGACGGGCTTCGCGCGCAGCGTGGATGCCTACTGGCGTTACGAGACCCTGATCCGACGCAGCGAGAGCACATCCGGCTCGATGATCGGAGTCAGCGGAGCGCTGTACGCGATGCGCCGCGAGGTGTTCCAGCCGCTGCCGGAGGGGACGGTACTCGACGACGTGCTGGTGCCGATGCGCGCCGCCCGCGCCGGCTGGCGCGTGGTGTTCGAGCCGGGTGCCCGAGCCTGGGACCGGCCGTCGACCGAGCCGGTGCAGGAGCAGCGTCGCAAGATCCGCACCCTGGCGGGCAATTTCCAGCTGGTGCAGCTGTCTCCCTGGCTGCTGCGGCCCGGGCGCAATCCGCTGTGGTTCCGCTTCGTCAGTCACAAGCTGCTGCGCCTGGCCGCGCCGTGGATGGTCCTGCTGCTGGGTCTGACCGCCGCCGTACTGGCCACGCGGCATGTGTGGTGCGCGCTGACCCTGGTGGCATTGCTTGCCGGAGTGGCCATGGTGCTGGCGTCGCGTCTGCTGCCGGTGCTGGGTCGCTGGTTGCCGGTGCGCCTGAGTGTGGCCTTCTTCTACATGAACGCGTACGCGGCACTGGCCCTGCTGACCTTCGCCCGCAACCGGCGCCTGCACCTATGGTGA